ATAAAATGAGAGCTTATAAGAAATGCAAGTTCTAGAACCTCACCTCAAGAACTCctgaattatatataatatacatctGAATAAGGTGATCTGTACATATATTCAAGTTTTTGAGAAACAATCTTTTTATTCCCAAATTTCTTCCTTATCCAAAATAGCTTTGATTTATAATAATCCACAATGTTCTTTTCTTAGTCTGCTGGGGTTAACAgacattattttactttgaaatctgGGTTCTTATTCTAATCACCTTCAtcaacttgagcaagtcattttaacacttatctatatatttttatatattttatataaaaatatctatattttttaatatatttataaaattattaacagCCTGCCCAGTTTTCTTAACAGTActttatgttaaatgaaaataaaccacTTTGTAAAGTGAATACAACAGAACCCATAAGTTTTTAAaaggaccaataaaaaaaaatatgaaacatccTGAAATTCTGATGAATAATGAAATTAACATTGCCATAAGCAAGGAAATAGACTATTAAATATGAAGGTGCTAAACTGTTAAAAGATTACTATATGAGAAAACTCTGTTACTTATAAAGGGTTTTTTGGTTgtgcccaccaccaccactacccccAGGTTTCAAAAAACTTAGCCATCTTAACCAATGACTATATTTACTGGAAACATGCTGTACTTACACACAGACTTCCTGGATACTCCCAAGTTCTACAAAGCTTAATTAGGGAGGGCACATCTATTAAACAAGGTATTTTAGGAAGCAGGTTCCTGATCTTTTCAAATGAGAAAGTAAAGGATGTGTACTATatacaaaatctttttttaaaagcactattAAAGTTTGATGGTCAAAGTATTGAACTATGGGTACATGCCCTAATTTAAATACTAAGGATTTAAGAAGATAGTATccttagccaggcatggttgcACACACAACTTGAAAGCCTGAAGTGAGAGGCCAGAGCActgatcacaaattcaagaccagccaggACAATCTTAGCAtgaccatctcaaaaaaaaaaaggctgggaatgcagctatgtagttcagtggtagtgcttgccagcatatgtgaggccctaggttcaatcccaaccATGGCAAAAGATAGCATACTTGGATTCATATTCTAAATTACCAGAGAACATTTTTGGGGGCGAGGGGTAGGTGGGGGTTGCAGGGGGAGTCACATCTCTTTTGGACAAACATACATTATTACACAATGACATCTGACCTGGAAGAGACCAACTAACACATAGAAACATTCTTTTTATAACAATTGAGGAATTGGTTTCTTGCTGTTTCTTAATCCTTAGAAATCTAATCCACTGTCTACCACCACAAAAAATACCTCATTTCTGTTAGTTTTTTTTcacaacaaataagaaaaagtataACCTGCTATTCCTCACTCCCAAGAACCAGCTCCACATCTGCTTAAGCAAGTACCCCACTGACTTTCTCCTAATTCCCAATTGTTTGCTCCACTACCCTATAGTTGGGTTCTATTACAGCAACATGAGGATTCATCCAAATCAATTGGTAGTACTTTATAAGTCATTCCCCATGGACactgcagatttaaaaaaaactatctaaATATTTGCTTggttcaggaaaataaaattaatctactACTTAAGGACCCTAAAATATGCATGTCATTAAACCAGTGCTATAAAAAGTAACACATGGCTATCACAGCAAATGGAGTTTTATAGTAACTCTCCTAAACCTCTTATGGTTATTAAGTCCTGTATTTAACCTTCTTTGTGATGAAACAGAAATGACAGTTCATGACTACTAAATAAAGTTTCATAGATCCTCAGTTTTTCACAAAATAGACAACGACTGGAAAATTGGGACTGCCAAACAAAATGCATGGAATGCTCCTGTAAGTGTGCAAATAAAAAgggaatttgttttgtttttcttaaggaAACTTACCTCAGAGTAAGATTCATTTGACTACAAAAAGGAACAGACTTTCTGAGGTCTGAAGGGATTTGTACTTGAAGATACTCCAGTCAGCAGGGGATCATGTTGAGCATTCTGCAGACAGAATTGTTTCAAGTCTGCAGCTGCCTGGGAAACCTATACACAACAAAAGAAGGGGTGGGGAGATACCAGTTGGTaaagttttaatgatttttctcaaaTCTCTGAAAATACTTGTACTGAACAGCACTTCTCTtgccttagaaaaagaaagaatatacgAAATGAAAAGTAACAATCATATACTGTCTCTTAAACATTCCTTGTAAACAAAACTATAGTATGTTCTTTTGCCTGCTTATTAAAAGTTCAAATGATTTATTAGAAACTACTATTAAAGTTTATCTACAAAGCATAGCACTTCTTGTTTATTAGTAATAGGCTGTTCAAGTACTtaacatcttttttaaattaaaagcagTACATGGTATTTTTGGAATAAACAACAACAGTCTTAATATTCTACCAAATTATTACTTTGTTCTGAAAGtgtcagtggggaaaaaaaatgctactgTGAATGAATATAATGTGGAATAACTAGCATGGTACATTGGTCTTCAAATTTATGTTATACTCCTTTGCATTTAAAACTAAGAGAGGCCTGCCTTCATTCACATAGTTATCTActatttgtatattctggtaagaTGATGTATTAACAAAATAAGCATAAAACCATAAATGTGCCTTAAATCTTAGTTAAGGAGCACTGCATACACATGAAAGAATTGAGACAAATACAGTTTCTAAAGGCAGCCTGCTCAGAAAGATTGTTAGAACTGAGATTTGTTATTAGCCTTTAAAGCCGCATGACAAAGGGCAGAAAGCTGTCACTGCATACAGTTTTGTAACATTAACAGTTGATGGTACAATAATAGCAAAACAATAAGTTGAATGGTTCGAATATAGAACTTGGATGACTATTATGTCCCGACATCCTCAATCTTGAATTGAGATttaggaagacagaaaaaaaataatcatctgtTTCATTCTGTCTTAGTTATTCCTAAGGACCCATAGCAAAATGTCCATTGCTATGGCTATGTACCCTTTGAAAGAGTTAATACCATTACCAATGTCCCCTCTACCAAAAACCCCTGTACATTCCAAGCTGTATCCCAGACCTAGTAAAAGAATCCATCATTCTGAGAATCTAAACTCTTCTCCAATCTTATTTGTATTTGGCTTATACAACAGTCCACAATAATGAGTTCCATGTTTATTAACTCCCATGAGTAAGAAGTATCTgcacttttaaaatcctttaacaAGTACTTTCACAAATGGCTGTGTCCCTGCCTCACTCCACTTCCCCCAAAAAGTGTTAAAAGTAGGGGAATGAGCATTAATCAACTTCCACAATGTTAGAGGATTTGGTTTCATTCAAATTGACCCAGTAAGAAGACAGTGCAGTgcctgtttattttctgtttcaaatgTAGGTAGGGTCCAACTTAACTCCTTTTCATAAACTACTAAAGCACAGTTGCCAGCTCTACTTCTAGGCACTGAGAATAGTAAAGAACATCAAGATCCCTGCTGTTTCAGTGCTGACAGTTGTGGGGAAAAAGACAAGCAAGGTTCTCTGCAGTAAAAAGAGATATCTGTTAAAAAACGACTGGGTACTAAATATTACACTGAGATGATGTGACATTTAAGCTGAGATTTCAATAACAGATCAAACCCAAAACAAGGGATCAGTGAAAATCAGCATCCCAAGCAGTGGGGAAACCTCAAACTAAAACTGGACACTGGACAAGCTGTTACCCTTCAAGGCACAATAATCACCCTCCAGAAAATTGAAATACTAAATTGACATAACTATTAAGAGTCCCTTTTCACTCTGCTGACCTACCTGTGAGAAAGTTTGTTAAGTACTTGTAACAATTTTTTCAGCTGTACTCTATATATAAAGGTTTAAAGTAAGTTTGTGCtagttttaaaataacagaaaaataaatcatctaCCACAGAGGCACTGATAAAATAGGTACACAATATGAAATGGAACCTAGACACATTTTGCAATGCATATGAGAAGACTCATTTAAAATCCCAAAGTGGGATGCCCTCCCCTCCTTGCTAAAGCCCTAACATCAGGCAGAAACTGAAAATTGCAAAACTGAATCATTTGTGGTTGTTTTAATGATTCCTATAAAAAATCTACAGAAGAATTGGGTGTATGAGGCCAGGGTCAAGCTGGGAGTTGGAAAGGCAGAAACTACTAGGATTTTCAAGGTAAAGGTCTTGGAGTATTTTACTCTGAGAACTCATTTTCTTTGGTGACAACGGCAAAGCAGCACTGATATTtactgtgtcatttttttttttcttttgtctctctgaTCCTTCATGTTCTCTTTCCTGGTACACTTCAATCTGTGATAGAGGCACACATGAATGATAATGGTTAAGAAATGGATGACTTCAAACTTCAGATCTCAATCCAGCCAAAACAGTGATGATAAATCACTGGGATGAAGTAAGAATTTGGGGATTAGAGAAATGAACAACTATGCGGTTTACACATTAGTGAGGGAGATTCCACAATAAGACCATTGGAGTTTCCCTTCCCTCCTGAGGTTACATCGACCAAGTAAGCTAGGTCTATGACGTTTCTAAATAGGAGCCCTCACTCCacaaaacatttcaggaagaaaTACTGACTTGCCTGATGAGTGTAAAATCAAGTCATCTTGGAACCTGGCTGTTTCTAGCAGGGTAGTGATTTATAattcctgtgtttctttttttcaatcaCAAGTGTTTTACATGTAACCTATATATTGCACTAGAAAGAAGCCAATctgtttaggattttaaaaataataaacacttgCTACAGCACTTCCATGTCAGGTTGTCAATACCAACACCAACAAAAGATTTTTCCCCCAAAGTAAATATCCCAAGATAAAGCCAATGCTATCAAGACATCAAAGTAAGTAAGACCACCCTAATCACTTTCTTAGCATGTGGACCAGTAGATACGCTTCAGGTGGGATCCAAGCAAATTGCCCAGATCTGAAATGCACGCTTTGTGCGAGGTTATAAGGGACAAAGGTAGTAAGATTCAGGAAAAGTTTCGAAAACAGTAATGCAAGAAAATTCGTTTTCAACTATGTGTTCAGTGGTTTGGAGTATTTGGAGGTTAAGAACTTAGTACTAATTGGAGTAGGTCTGGTAAagatctgaaatgaaaaaaaaaaaaaaagttaataagtCGGCCATGAATCAAAAGTCAAAATACCCAGTCCAGAGACGAAAATCGGTGGAGGCTGGTAAAGATGGGCGGGAAGGGAAGGGCGCGGACCAGCAGCAGCTGGCAAGGCCAGCCGAGGAGTCActgcggagggagggagggagaccgGAATGCGGGCCGCTCTTTAGCCCGGAGGCCAGCCCGCCTTGGAAAGTCCTGGGGCGGAAGGGCGGACTAAGGGGGCCCTCCCAACCACCGCGGGGATCCGCGCGGCAACTTTCCTATAGCTGGCAGCTCCGCGATCATCGCCCCAATGCGCGTCCTCCTAGGAGAGTCACCGCGAACCCGCCCGCCCCAACTGACTCGCCCGCCGCCGCCTCCCGCTACCCGGTTCGGCCGCGGCCCCCGCTCACCTTCACGCGGTTGAGTCCAGCCTCCAGCCGGAGCTGCTGAACCACCTTCTTCATAGCGGCGACGCTGGAGGAACCAGACATGGCGAATTCGAGGTCAGGGCCGACTCGTCGGTCAGAGGGTCGGCAAGTCGCGGGTCGGCTGGGCCAGACGACTGGGCAGCGCGCTGCGGGGGCGGGGCTCCGAACTTTGTCTCCAAGTTTCCGGTTCTGAGCTGGGTGAGACAACCTTCGGTACGCATGCGCGCCGCGCTTCGCCTCTAGTTTTAACTACTCGCCCTGCAGGAGCTCGAGCTTGAGGGAGCCCGAGAAGAAGGGGCGGAGCGGTCCC
This genomic interval from Urocitellus parryii isolate mUroPar1 chromosome 11, mUroPar1.hap1, whole genome shotgun sequence contains the following:
- the Gng5 gene encoding guanine nucleotide-binding protein G(I)/G(S)/G(O) subunit gamma-5; this encodes MSGSSSVAAMKKVVQQLRLEAGLNRVKVSQAAADLKQFCLQNAQHDPLLTGVSSSTNPFRPQKVCSFL